In Streptomyces sp. NBC_00683, the DNA window GGCTCGTGAACGATACACATCTGGAGAACCGGCTGTTCGCTCTGCGGGTTCTGGCCATGTACGGGGCCACCGCGCGCCCTTGGGCCGACCTCGTCGCCACGCATCTCACCCCGGCCGACGAACCCGACGAGCTCACACGGGAGCACGCCCTCTGGGCGCTGAGCCGGATGGGTGACGACCGCTGCGTGCCGTTCCTGATCGAACTGCTCACCGCGCACGGGGATTTCACCTCCGGCCACGCCGGTTCGATCGACCGCAGTTGGAACGTCAGCGACCTCAGCTTCACCGAGGCACTCGCCCCCTTCGCCGCACACACCGACGTCCTCCTCGACCCGCTATTGGCCCACATCAAGACGACGGCGAACCGATGGCATCCGTACTTCTCGATCGTGCGCCAGTGGCACCAGGACGGTGCCCATGTCATCCCAAGACTGGTCGAACTCCTCGATGATGACGAGACGTTGATGGTCGCCGCGCACGCCCTGCTCAAGTTGGACGGGGGTGCCGTCGCAGCCGCCCACCGCGAACGGTTACGCGAACGACTCAGCCCTGCGAACGGCCGGCGCGACAGCGACCTCGCCTGCATCAGCCCCTTCGAGTACCACACCCTCACCGGGGACGACGCCAGTCCGGCGACATAGCGAGATGGCTGAGGAAGTCCCCCTCCGAATCGCCCAGGAACCGCTTCATCGTGGACGCGGAGGGATGCATTGATACGGGTGGGGCGGAAGGATCACGATGCTCGGGGGGCTCCGGAGGATGGTGAGGACAGTGCGACCGGCCGCGTCCGCCCCTCCACAGGGACCAGAACCGTGCGAGCCTCCGCCGCCGTCGCGCGGTACGCACGATCGGCGCACCACTGACGAGCAGCGCACAGCCCAGCACCACGAACACGATCACGATGTCGGCTCGCGACCCCATCTTCACCTCGCAGGAGCGAAACGAGTTCGACTGTCGCTTACCGAACGGCAATTGTTGGGCAGTCAGGTAACCATCCACGCGCGGCATGTTCGTGCCGTCTCCGTGAACCGGTGGCGAACAGTCGAGTGCCGGGAATCCGGAGGGGGACGCTCATGCAGGAGGGTTCGACGGACGAGCGGGTCGGCGACGGAAGCGGTCGGCTTCGTGAAGCCGCCGAGGCGGGGGACGCCGAGGCGATGTTCCGGTACGGCCTTTACCTCGGTACGCACGACGACCAGGCGGGCGGTGAACGGTGGCTGCGTCTGGCGGCCGAGATGAGGCACCCCGATTTGCGACCGCCACGCTCGGGGTGCTGCTCCATGAGTGGGGGCGGCACGCCGAGGCCGAGGCGCTGCTGCGTGAGGCCGCCGGTGGTGGGCACGTGCGCGCGATGGAGATGGTCGGGTATCTCCCGAGGCTGCGCGGCGAGCACACCGAGTCCGACCGCTGGTACCGGCGTTCGGCAGAGGGAGGAAACCCGCACGCGATGGCCGTCCTCGGCGAACTGAGTCAGAAGCAGGGCGCCGAGCCCGAGGCCGAGAGCTGGTTCCGCCGGGCCGCCGAGGCGGGTGTCGCCGACGCGGCTTACGCCCTTGGGGACTTGCTGTACCGCCGGGGTGACGTCGACGAGTCTGCACGGTGGGCCCGGCGGGCGGCGGACGGGGGTTCCACCGCCGCGATGAACACCCTGGCCGCCCGGTCGCTGGAACAGGGCGACCGGGAGGCGGCGAAGTCCTGGTACCGCAAGTCGGCCAGGGCCGGCAACGACGCGGGCGCCCGTCGGCTCGCGGAAATGCTCAGCCGCGCGCGCGGCACCTGTCCGGCATCGGGGCTGAATCACCGTGCCTGCAGGTCCCTTGCGATGGGGGCGCGCTACCTTGCAAGTCAGGAACTCCCCCGTTCTCAGGAATGCGCTTTTCAGGCGCTGCGGCCCACCCGGGGTGTCTTATTTGGGAGATCCTGAGTGGGTTATTCCCTCCAGGTTTCCCATCGCATCTGGGAGGGTTCACAGTATCCGGCATCTATGGCTTGGCTATAGGAGATGTTTCCCATGTAGAAGCAGTCTGGGTAGATCGGCTGCATGGCGTACCAGCCGCCGGCCGTCAGCAGGACGAGGGCCAGTGTGGCAGCGAGGTGTCTCCATCTGAGAGGTCCCAAGAGCGGGTAAATCACAGGATGATCATACGACTCTCTGTGAGTGCCACTGTGTTGGCATCGGTTGAGGGGCGGCTCAGGTAGTCCGAGCTGGATGGGCGCCTGCCGTGCCGGTGGAGATCTCAACTCGTTGGCCGAGGTTCATGTAGTTGCTCAATGCAGCGCACCGACGGTTGTACGCAGTCGTTGAGTACGAGGAGGGCCGCCACCCCGGGGTTTCCGCTTCTCATCCACCGTGCACAGGTGGGCGCAGTTGTCGCCCATGTCTCGACCGCGCCGCCGCGAACGCCGACCTCACCCTGCTCAGGGCCTCGCCGAACCGGGCCGGCCGCGTGTACGGCCACCGCTCGACGTTGGGTACTCCCTCGCCACGTCCGCCGTCACAATGTCACGAACCTGTTCGAAGTCCGCTCCCGCTCGGTGCGATCAATCGGCAGCACCGCTCCCATGAGGCACGATCACCGGGACAATTCGAATCCCGGGGGACTTCTCATGGCTCACACCGCTCGTTCACGCCGTACCACCGCCGCACTCACCGCTCTGTCGATCGGCATCCTGGCCCTGACCGCATGCAACGGTGACGTTGACAACGACGTGGCCACCCCAGGCACGCACGCGAGCCCTTCCGCTACGGGTACGGACGAGGGCACCGACATGCCCTCGTCAGCCGAACCTGCTGACGGTGACAGCGGCAGCGGGAAGTCATCCGACAGCCCCAGCACCCCGCCGTCATCGCCGAAGCCCGGGGCCGACGACGATCAGGACGGAGGTGTCGGCATGTGCGAGACGACCGACCTCACCTACAACGTCACCGTCGCGTCCAGGCCGGTCAACCACGCCTTGCTGACCGCCAGCAACAAGGGCAGCGACTCCTGTCTGCTGTCGCCGAACGAGCTGGTAATCACGATTCCGGGGCTCGACGGGGCCGCCGGGCACATGGGACCCGCCGGCAAGGACTGGATTCTGAAGCCCGGCGAGAGCGCGTACGCCGGGATCATGTTCTCGCGCGCCGACACCGCGGGGGGCAAGAGCGCCGACAAGGTGGAGGTGGCACTCGCCGCTTCCGAGAGCCCGGTGACCGTTCCGGTCAACGATGGCCCCGTCACGGTCAACGACAGCCAGGTCACCAGCTTCTTCGGTACCGCCGAGGACGCGCTGACCTACTGAGCTCCGGCTCGACCTGCTCCCTCTGCCGGACGGCGCGCCTGGCCGCACGCCAAGGCGTCGTCGCCGAGCAGAGCAGCGGCGCGGGCTTCCTCGGCCGCCGCAAGAAAGGCCCTGGATCCCGACCAGCCCCAGGCAGCCACGTTCGGCTTCGCCCTGCGCCCTGACGCATGGGGCCTCGGCTACGGCACCGAGACCTTCCGCCTCCTGCTCAGCTGCGCATTCCAGGACCTCTCACTGCACCGGGTGTGGGGAGCACGGGCCCCGCTCAATCAGGCCTCTGCACTAACCATGGCCCGTGCAGGCTTCAGCGAAAAGGGCCCATCCGCGAGTACATCCACCAGTCCGGACAGTATCGGGACTCTGTCACCCACTCGATCCTCGACCACGAATGGAAAAGCCTCTCTCTGAACCCGCCTGGCCCGACCACGGCCTCACCTGTCCGGTCCGGGAGCACCCGGGTATTGGTCGGTGAGTATCGCGTCAGCCAGGGCGAGCAGCCGCCGGAGTCCAGCGGTCGGCGGGCGCTGGCCCGACGTGGTCCTCAGTGAGGCGGAGCGGCGTCTGTCCGTACCGCTGGCAGGCACCGTACGGTGCGAGGACGTCAGTGTGTCCTTCTCTGGCCGTCTCCCGGCGCCATCCCCCGAGGGCCCGGGCGACGACGAAGCCCCCGGCTGGTGCGCACCAGCGCGGCCGGGGGCTTCTCCACGCCCCGGACGACCGCAGGCGCATGCTGGCCCTACGTCGCCCACCCGCTGAAGAGGAGGTCTCCGGCTGAGCTCCCAGCCCTGGCAGACTGCACCGCATGAGCCCCGTGACGCCCGCCCGCGCCCTCCTGTTGGTCACCAGCGGCATAACCTGCCTGGCCACCGCGGCGGGCGCGCTGGTGGGTCTCATCCTCGACGGCACGCTCGCCGCCCTCATCCTGGGGCTCAGCATCGGGGCCGGAACTGCCCTCGGCTCGTTCTTCGTACGGCGGCGCGCCACGGCCGCCTACGAGCGTGCCCGGACAGCAGTGATGGCGCGCGGCTACGCCGAAGGCATTGCCCAGTACGTCCTGCTGATCGTCTCCAACTACGAGGCCGCGGTCTTCCCCCGCACCGGGCCCCATGGCGTCACCCCTGAGGAACGCGCTGCGCGCCGCCGCGACGCCTACAAGATCGCCGCCGAGGAGGAAGTACCCCACCGGGTGCGCGAGGCCGCCGCCGACGTCCTGGCTGCCCTGGACGGCGGCGACCATGAACGCTCCGTCGCCGCTCAGACCGCGCTCATCATCGCCGTGGATGAACACACCAAGCAGCGCATGCCGTTGCCCCCGGGACGGTAGGCGCCGCCCGCATGCATGTTCACCTCCTCGCTCCGCCGCTCTCCCGCGGCGGTCACCGGCGGCCCCGCGCGCGAGCAGGACGGAGTCCCCCCACCGTGGCTACTCGACACCGCACCGGCCCCACAGACGCCGTGCGCCAGGCCGTCTTCCTCCGCGATGATGAACGCTGCGCCCGATGCGACAGCACCCAGGCAGACCACTCGCCAACACCCGCGTTTCACCGTTCGCAGGACTCCGCCTGCCGGAGTACTCGTCGAAATGCCCAACCAGGTACGGATGAACATGCTCAGATGCTCGGGCGCCAAGCCGTGGGCCTTCTCTGCGAAAGGTCTCGGGCGCGCTCGTAGTGCGATCCGGAGACAGGGATGATCACCCCATGATGCGAGGTGCCTCGACGACGTTCCCTTGACCGCGATCTTCCCTCTCCTGGAACCTGCGGATGTGGACTCCATGAATCAGGCGGCCAGCGCGGTCGACGCGGCTCGTGCAGGTAGACACAGGGCGGATTGGGAGTGGGCCCTGGAACATGCGGCCTTCCCGGGCACACAGTCGGGGATGCCGATCATCCGGTATTCACCACCGTCCAAGCACTGAGGCCCCAAGCCCGGGCAAACTCGCAGTTGTGGTCACGGGCAGGCGGGTGCACACGCCCAAAGTTCGGTGGGTTCGGTCAGGAGACCGTGCTGGTCTGGTGGGTGCCGAGAGACCGATCGCGTGCAGGCGTGCACCGCACAGGGCGCAGTTCCAACCCCGGATCTGATCGAAGGTCAGATGGAGATGGTTCAGCCGTGGGTCTGGTGCCGCCGCGAGGCGCGGGCCCAGGACGGTCTCCAGGGCCTCGCGCAGGGCGGGGGTGCTGGTGAGCGGCTGCTGCGCGGGAATGAGCCAGTCCAGTCCCGGCGGTGTCTGCTTGCCCTGGGGCGGCATGACCACGTGATCGGTCTCCCCCAGCGTCGTGCACTGGGGCAGGTCGGACCAGGCCCCGGTGGTGCCGGGCGATACGAGGAAGTACATGCTGCGGGCCGAGGGATCCATGATGACGGGACCGACGGCGCTGCCGAGAAGCTCGGTGACCTGCAGGCCCACGAACCGCGTCACCCGAACTGCATCCAAGTCCTTGCCGGCCGGGGCGAGGCGAGCACCGGACACGGCTGTGTCCGATGGCGCGGTACCGGCGTTCAAGCGATCCCCTTGTCCACGGTCTGAGTGTGGGGACCGTACGACCGCACCGGTACAGGAACCCGGGGTGAGAGCCCGGGTCGGTTCCCAGTCCGGCGATCTCAGAAGCTGCTCGTACCGATCTTGAGCGTTGTTGATTGAACAGGTTTCCTGAGCCGGTCGACGACAAGGCGACGACGATCGGCGCGATGAGCGCAGGCACCGCCAGGCGGCGGTTCGTAGGGAACTCGACCTGCTCCCGGTCGCGCTTGCGGTTCACCTCCGCGACAGCGCTCTGCAACGACCGCAGGCGCACCTCGTCCGTCCGGCGGTCGGCAGCTTAGGACTCCTTGGTGACCATCTCAGCAAGCCGGTCAGCGAAAGCGAGCGAAGTCGGAGCGGAGGCCGTCGTGCATCTGCTCCATGTCGGCCCCGCGACACAGGTTCATTCTGGCTCGTCGGCGGCCACAACCTCCAGACGTCTCGTGCCGTGGGGTGCTGAGGCACGCTCCAGCGCCGCCCACCACGGAGGTAGGCGGCGCTGGAGGGGAACCGGATGGGGCTATCGCTGTTCGCAATGAAGATTGTTCGGTGCTGTGCCGTAGCAGTCGATTGTTGTGGCGGAGTCGAACTTGATGTAGTCGTTCGCCGAGTGCCGCCGCCCGTCGCCTGCGTAATAGTACGAGTCGTACTGGAAGGTCATGACATCGGCATCTTTGAAGAGCCAGCCGCAGGCCGACACCGAGTTCGATCCTGGCGGAACATCGCACGTTCTGCAGCGCCCATAGGGCGCGCATGAACCGCCGCCGTTCGCGTCCAAGGCTGCGGCTACAAGGGTGGTGCCGGAGTAGTTGTACACCTTGCCGCAGATCACGCCCAGGACCGGGTCGCATTCGGCAGCTACCGCACTTGGAGCGTTAATCCCAAGCCCGGCTACCGCCAGCGCCAGGATCAGGAGAAATCGTATGGATCTCGGGCGCTTTCGTGTCGTGCTTTGCGTCACTGGTGACCTCCGGTGGTCGGGGGAGCCGAGCATGCCTGTTCTCTACGGCAGACACGGAATGTCGGGCTAGGCCATGAGGGCGGGTCCTGGGGGCACTACCTCTGTCGCACTGCTCGTTCGTCAATCACCACGTCCTCGGCAACGCGATCACCACGAGAGAGGCTGGCCCGTAGAATTGGCCCTAGAAAAACCAGCAGTTGTTGTACGTTGCCGACCGCCACAGCAGCATGTCGCGGGTGATCGGGCCGTAGACGCCGTCGATGTCCGCAGGAACGTTGGTGTGGTAGTCCTGTGCCTCGGTCAGCGCCTTCTTGGTGTTGGGCCCGAAATCGCCGTCTTCTGCGAGTGGCCAATAACTTTGGTTGGATCCGTAGGCGTTGTAAAAGCACTTGTTCAGGGCTTTCTGAAGTTCCAGCACTGCCGCGCCTGAGTTGCCTTGCGTGAGCGCACATGTGGTGGATCCGGTCGCCGAGTACGCCGGCACTCGGATGAGCCCCTTGTTATAGCCCTCCACGGACTTGACGGTGTTGCATGTCGGGGTGGCTGCCGCGGCCGAGGTGGCCGAGGAGAGCGTGATCACACCGCCACCGCCCACCACCATGAGGGCCGCGAGCAGCGCATTCACAGGCTTGCGCACAGGGAACTCCTTGTTGGGATTTGGGAGGACTGCCCTCATAGGCCGCTGACACTGCGGCGGCTGGATTGTGTTCGCGGTGCGGCACAATCTTGTCAGCTGCGATCGGCGGCAGCGATCATGTGTAGCCATACGTGAAAGACGCACGTCAAACGGGGGGAACCGCATGCTCCGCATCCATTTCACCGATGTCGATCTTGCGCGTACGCGTGTTGCAGCCGCGGCGGATCCCTTCTGGGAGATTGCCTCCAGCCTGCATCGCTTCCAGACCCGCCGTGGCCGCTGGGCCTATGCCGAATGGCACCGCACCGCCCGGAGCCGCCTCCGCGAGCAGGGACTGGACAAGGCCCTGCGCGGCATTCTGGTGCCGCTCTTTCCGCGGGCGGCGTATTTCCCTGATTTCCTCACTCCTGTTGCGGGGTGCGGCGGGTGGGATGCCGGCGCGGATGCGATCATGTCGACGCCTGCCCCCCAAGTCCTCCAGGAAGTGCAAGCACTGGGTCAGGCGAGTGGCGCTCCCGCGTGGACGCCACGCCTCACTGAGACCGAAACCCGTGCAGAGCTGGTGCAGGTGATGCAGGCCTATTACAACGCCGTCATCGCGCCCCATTTCGATCGCGTCCAGGCAAGCCTGGAAGCCGACCGGTGTCTGCGGGTCCGTGCCCTGCTCACCGGCGGCATCGACGGACTTCTCCGCAGCCTGCGCCCGGCCATGCGCTGGGAGCCGCCGGTGCTGCACGTGGACGCGTACGGCGGCGACCGGGATCTGCACCTGGCAGGCCGCGGGCTGCTGCTCGTGCCCTCGTATTTCTGCTGGGGCTTGCCCGTTCCCATCGCCGACCCCGCGTTGCCGCCGGTCGTCGTCTATTCGGTTCTTGACGGGGTGCCAAGCTGTGAACAGCCCTTGGAGCCGACCGCAGTCTCGGCGCTGGCCGGAGTCGTCGGACGCAGCCGCGCCGCGATCCTCCGTGCCGCCGCAGCAGGGGCGACCACGGGTGAACTCGCCCGAGCTGTGGGAATCTCCGCTTCGGCGGCGACACAGCACACCTCCGCGCTGCGCGACGCCGGACTGATCAACAGTCGGCGGGCGGCCAACACGGTGCTGCACACCCTCACCCCGCTCGGTGCCGCGCTCGTCCAGGCCAATCCCCCCGCCCGAGCGAGGTAACAGACGTACGGCGGAGCGTTCCCAGCCGCGGATCCGGTCGGCCACGGCAGGAAGTGCCGCCGCTGGCCACCCAGACGGGCCACCCATGCCCCGGGACATCGGAGCGGAGGGAGCCGTTGCTGACCGAGCGGTGTCGGTCCTTCCACACCGTGATCACCGGCTCGGACAACGACCCTTACTCGTTCGGCAAGTCCCCCGGGTAGGCCTTGCGTTCGCTCACCCCGCCACCCCAACAGACCATCTGCTACGGACCCGCGGGTTCCGCCCGCATGTACACCATCAGGCGATGACAGGAACAATCAAAGACTCACGAACCGCCCTCTGAGGCCTCTGATCCGGTCACAGAACTAGCCGGCGTAGGGGTTGCCACCGAGCCAGGTAGTGCCGTCGATCAGTTCGCGCGCCGCATCCAAGTGGCCGCTGTGGCAAGCGACTTCGGCGAGCACGTGGATCAGGACGTGCCGCACGTCAGGCAGCCGCCAGGTCGGCCAGATCTCCACGGGCCAGGCGGCGGGCTCCTGTTCGGGCGCGGCGACGGCGAGCACGGCGTCCGCGCGCGCGATGGCCACCCGGTAGTCGGCGAAGACTTCGTCGGCGTTCATACCCTTGGGTACGTACCAGTGCGCCTCCGCGCCCGCCGTGAGCTGTCCGGCCACATCCGGCTCACCCGCAATCACCCCAGGGAACCAGAAGCGTTCGACATCCAGGGTGAGGTGGCGCACCAATGCCAGGCAGTTCCAGCCGCTGGGCAGCACCGGCCGCCGCAAATCCTCGTCCGAGAGCCCTTCGAGGATCCCGAGGACGTGCGCGCGCTGGCGGTCCAGGGAGCCCTTGAGGGCTCCGAGTTCGGCGTTCACCAGGCGGCACACAGTTCGGCGAGGCGTTCCAAGGTGCTCGCCATTTGCGTCTGCCACCACGCGCGCCCGCTGTCCACTTCCGCGCGTTTGTCCTCCGGCATGCGCGAACCGTCGAAGATCTCGGTCACGACCGTCGCCCCGGTCCCGGCCGGGAGCAGGTCGAAGATCCACCGGTGGCCCCACGCGGCCCCGGGCGCGGTGGCGTCCGGGTGCCCGCGACCGGGCCTCGGCTCCCAGCCGATGCAGCGGTCCGGCTCGTACTCGACGACGTGGTTGTTCATCTCGTAGTCGCCGTAACGCTCGTAGTGCATCCGCATCACGAAGACGTCCCCGATGCCCGAAACCACGGCGCCGGAGGCGCCACCGCGCAGCATCCCCGAGCCGTCGAGGTCCGAATGCCGTCCGGGGTCGGCCAGGATCCGGAAAATGTCCCCCGCAGGGGCCCCGATGCGCCGGGACACCACCACCACGGGCTCGCCTGTGGTACTCGTCATGCGCGCGCCTCCGTCAACCGCAGAGCATGAACTGACTTCCGGCCTGGACGCTACACCGGGCGTATGACAACGCCTGGCCGAGCACGTACGAGCCCCGCCCTACGCGGACTCGCACCGAACCTGTTCCGTCGCCAGCACCACATGCCGTCGGGTGGGCGGCCGGCTTCTCCAGCAGTACCCGCGCCATCGTGCGGCCCACCTCCTCCGTCGGCTGCCGCAGGCTGGTCAGCGGCGGGTTGGTGTGCCGCGCGATCGCCGAGTCCTCGAAGCCGATCAGCGCCACGTCGTCCGGCCCCCGCCGACCGCCTCCCACAGCGCCAGAAGCGCACCGGACGTGATATCCCCCGGACAAGCCACAAAAGCCACTCTCGCCGACCACGGCCGCCGCCATCTCGCCTCCGAGAGGGACTGCCCCGCCACACCGGCAAACCTTCCCGGTCAAAGCACTAGGAAGACTCGGCGCGGCGGGCCTCCATGTCACGCGCTCCCACTCGACAACAGCCTCTTCCGGATCGAAGTTGACGGAGGAGAGCGATGCGAATGCGCCTCCTCCTCCGCAGGGCACACCGGCCTCAGCTTCTTGAAGCCGTAGGGTCTGCCTTCGGCCACAGTGTGCAAGGCCGGGGGGAGATACGGACTGGTCAAAGGTGGGTTGCTGTGAACGTTGGGGTGCAGCGCGGTGCGATCGCCGTCGTGCAAGTGCTCGGTCTCGCTGTGTGGTTCTCCATGTCAGCGGTGGTGCCGAGCCTGCGGAACGATTGGGGGCTCACGGCCGGCGGCGCGGTATGGCTGACGGCCTCCGTGCAGGTCGGCTTCGTCGCCGGGGCGGTGACCTCGTCTGCCCTGAACCTGGCTGACCGCCTCCCGCCCCAGGGCCTGCTCGCGGCCAGTGCCGCGGCCGCCGCCGGATGCACTCTGATGCTGGCCCTGTTCGCCGACCGGCTGGCCGTCGCCGTTCCGCTGCGATTGATGACCGGGGTCTTCCTGGCCGGGGTATACCCCACCGGCATGAAGCTCATGGCCTCATGGGCCGGCAGCGCCGGGCGGGGCAGGACCATGGGCGTTCTCATCGCAGCCTTGACGCTTGGCTCCACGCTTCCCCATCTCATCGCCGGGCTGGGATCGCTGCCCTGGCGCGGTGTCCTGCTC includes these proteins:
- a CDS encoding tetratricopeptide repeat protein, which produces MLLHEWGRHAEAEALLREAAGGGHVRAMEMVGYLPRLRGEHTESDRWYRRSAEGGNPHAMAVLGELSQKQGAEPEAESWFRRAAEAGVADAAYALGDLLYRRGDVDESARWARRAADGGSTAAMNTLAARSLEQGDREAAKSWYRKSARAGNDAGARRLAEMLSRARGTCPASGLNHRACRSLAMGARYLASQELPRSQECAFQALRPTRGVLFGRS
- a CDS encoding DUF4232 domain-containing protein produces the protein MAHTARSRRTTAALTALSIGILALTACNGDVDNDVATPGTHASPSATGTDEGTDMPSSAEPADGDSGSGKSSDSPSTPPSSPKPGADDDQDGGVGMCETTDLTYNVTVASRPVNHALLTASNKGSDSCLLSPNELVITIPGLDGAAGHMGPAGKDWILKPGESAYAGIMFSRADTAGGKSADKVEVALAASESPVTVPVNDGPVTVNDSQVTSFFGTAEDALTY
- a CDS encoding GNAT family N-acetyltransferase; translation: MRPDAWGLGYGTETFRLLLSCAFQDLSLHRVWGARAPLNQASALTMARAGFSEKGPSASTSTSPDSIGTLSPTRSSTTNGKASL
- a CDS encoding peptidoglycan-binding domain-containing protein, with translation MRKPVNALLAALMVVGGGGVITLSSATSAAAATPTCNTVKSVEGYNKGLIRVPAYSATGSTTCALTQGNSGAAVLELQKALNKCFYNAYGSNQSYWPLAEDGDFGPNTKKALTEAQDYHTNVPADIDGVYGPITRDMLLWRSATYNNCWFF
- a CDS encoding helix-turn-helix domain-containing protein, whose product is MLRIHFTDVDLARTRVAAAADPFWEIASSLHRFQTRRGRWAYAEWHRTARSRLREQGLDKALRGILVPLFPRAAYFPDFLTPVAGCGGWDAGADAIMSTPAPQVLQEVQALGQASGAPAWTPRLTETETRAELVQVMQAYYNAVIAPHFDRVQASLEADRCLRVRALLTGGIDGLLRSLRPAMRWEPPVLHVDAYGGDRDLHLAGRGLLLVPSYFCWGLPVPIADPALPPVVVYSVLDGVPSCEQPLEPTAVSALAGVVGRSRAAILRAAAAGATTGELARAVGISASAATQHTSALRDAGLINSRRAANTVLHTLTPLGAALVQANPPARAR
- a CDS encoding DinB family protein codes for the protein MNAELGALKGSLDRQRAHVLGILEGLSDEDLRRPVLPSGWNCLALVRHLTLDVERFWFPGVIAGEPDVAGQLTAGAEAHWYVPKGMNADEVFADYRVAIARADAVLAVAAPEQEPAAWPVEIWPTWRLPDVRHVLIHVLAEVACHSGHLDAARELIDGTTWLGGNPYAG
- a CDS encoding substrate-binding domain-containing protein, translated to MAAAVVGESGFCGLSGGYHVRCASGAVGGGRRGPDDVALIGFEDSAIARHTNPPLTSLRQPTEEVGRTMARVLLEKPAAHPTACGAGDGTGSVRVRVGRGSYVLGQALSYARCSVQAGSQFMLCG